A section of the Roseomonas marmotae genome encodes:
- a CDS encoding rhodanese-like domain-containing protein → MPANPVTDTPPATPEVALAHFARRLSLETDCADVRAAMEAPGGPGFVLLDVRGPAAYARAHLPGALNLPHRRIDAARMAGWPAGTLFVVYCAGPHCNGADRAALRLAGLGRPVKLMLGGMAGWADEGFAFAGSEAASA, encoded by the coding sequence ATGCCCGCGAACCCCGTCACCGATACGCCGCCCGCCACGCCGGAGGTGGCACTGGCGCATTTCGCCCGCCGCCTGTCGCTGGAGACCGACTGCGCCGATGTGCGGGCAGCCATGGAGGCGCCCGGCGGCCCCGGCTTCGTACTGCTGGATGTGCGCGGCCCCGCCGCCTATGCCCGCGCGCATCTGCCGGGGGCGCTGAACCTGCCGCACCGCCGGATCGATGCCGCGCGGATGGCCGGATGGCCGGCGGGGACGCTGTTCGTCGTCTATTGCGCCGGCCCGCATTGCAACGGCGCCGACCGCGCCGCGCTGCGGCTGGCCGGCCTCGGCCGCCCGGTGAAGCTGATGCTGGGCGGCATGGCCGGCTGGGCCGATGAGGGCTTCGCCTTCGCCGGGAGCGAGGCGGCCAGCGCCTGA
- a CDS encoding acyltransferase family protein, which yields MQSQAGEAGSNAPRRLSGIEAGRGLAAVLVILYHAVRHLDQATEVPLLKMMLQFGHAGVDFFFVISGFIICFVHGADIGRPARIEHYVRQRFTRLMPVYWIATALTLAAIALTGRALPSVDAILWSITLLPLDYEAVLGIAWTLQHEMLFYAVFGILILNLKAGLVLLAAWLSVVVTSLTGADTGLPRTVVESYNLQFLFGMAAALILRSGPVRSPRLLLTAGIALFGMAGMLENVEVLDGYSTAARFAYGVPSALILIGLVEMERLNALRVPAVLQILGASSYSLYLFHILCIGVAWQVLAATALNQMLPPFLLLLLLALSGILGGVVISFAVERPLIRLLRQGRDRAAPASAGRMWRRWGGA from the coding sequence ATGCAGTCTCAAGCTGGGGAAGCCGGAAGTAACGCGCCGCGGAGGTTGTCCGGGATAGAGGCCGGTCGCGGCCTCGCGGCAGTCCTGGTCATCCTGTATCACGCGGTCAGGCATCTGGATCAGGCCACCGAGGTGCCGCTTCTGAAGATGATGCTTCAGTTCGGCCATGCCGGCGTGGACTTCTTCTTCGTCATCAGCGGTTTCATTATCTGTTTTGTGCATGGCGCCGATATCGGCCGGCCGGCGCGGATCGAGCATTATGTGCGGCAGCGCTTCACGCGGTTGATGCCGGTCTACTGGATCGCCACGGCGCTGACCCTGGCGGCCATCGCCCTGACGGGTCGCGCGCTGCCATCGGTCGATGCCATTCTCTGGTCCATCACCCTGCTGCCGCTGGATTACGAGGCGGTGCTGGGCATCGCCTGGACCCTGCAGCACGAGATGCTGTTCTACGCGGTCTTCGGCATCCTGATCCTGAACCTGAAGGCCGGCCTCGTCCTGCTGGCGGCCTGGCTTTCGGTGGTGGTAACCAGCCTGACCGGGGCCGATACCGGCCTGCCTCGGACGGTGGTGGAAAGCTATAACCTGCAATTCCTCTTCGGCATGGCCGCGGCCCTTATCCTCCGTTCCGGCCCGGTCCGGTCGCCGCGCCTCCTGCTCACCGCCGGCATCGCGCTCTTTGGCATGGCGGGGATGCTGGAGAATGTGGAGGTCCTGGACGGCTACAGCACGGCCGCCCGCTTCGCCTATGGCGTTCCCTCCGCCCTCATCCTGATCGGCCTGGTCGAGATGGAGCGGCTGAATGCGCTGCGGGTACCGGCGGTGCTGCAGATCCTCGGCGCCAGTTCCTATTCCCTCTACCTCTTCCACATCCTTTGCATCGGCGTGGCCTGGCAGGTGCTGGCCGCGACGGCGCTGAATCAGATGCTGCCGCCATTCCTCCTGCTGCTCCTCCTCGCCCTCAGCGGCATCCTGGGCGGGGTCGTGATATCCTTCGCCGTGGAACGTCCCTTGATCCGCCTGCTGCGCCAGGGGAGGGATCGCGCGGCTCCGGCCTCGGCAGGCCGGATGTGGCGGCGCTGGGGCGGGGCCTGA
- a CDS encoding ABC transporter ATP-binding protein yields MKPILEVQDLSVAFRGQEVVRDVSFSVAPGQTVALVGESGSGKSVTALSCLQLLGPGGANPAGRILLDGTDVLKASPAELQRLRGGVAGMVFQEPMTSLNPLHSIGRQVGEAVTLHQPLRGAALRARVIELLERAGLPDPAQRLDAFPHQLSGGQRQRVMIAAALANDPKLLIADEPTTALDVTIQAQILELLGQLKQRLNMAMLLITHDLSIVRRHADHVVVMRHGRVVEQGPAAQVLNDPRHEYTKMLLATEPRGKPEPVPASAPVVLEAEQIKVHFPIRRGVLRRKVGEVRAVDGVSFDLREGETLGLVGESGSGKTTLGLSLLQLERSEGMVRFEGKPIQGLSRAQLRPLRARMQVVFQDPYGSLSPRMSVEEIVGEGLAVHAPELSRAQREARVKGALEEVGLDPATATRYPHEFSGGQRQRIAIARALVLNPRLLVLDEPTSALDVSVQAQVVELLRGLQARHRLAYLFISHDLRVVRAMAHRIMVLKGGKVVESGDADALLRAPREAYTQALMRAAFEV; encoded by the coding sequence TCACGGCGCTGTCCTGCCTGCAACTGCTGGGGCCGGGCGGCGCCAATCCGGCGGGGCGCATCCTGCTGGACGGCACCGATGTGCTGAAGGCCAGCCCGGCCGAGTTGCAGCGCCTGCGCGGCGGCGTGGCGGGCATGGTCTTCCAGGAGCCCATGACCTCGCTGAACCCGCTGCACAGCATCGGCCGCCAGGTGGGGGAGGCGGTGACGCTGCACCAGCCCCTGCGTGGCGCGGCGCTGCGGGCGCGGGTGATCGAGTTGCTCGAACGCGCGGGGCTGCCGGACCCCGCGCAGCGGCTGGATGCCTTTCCGCACCAGCTTTCGGGCGGGCAGCGGCAGCGCGTGATGATCGCGGCGGCGCTGGCCAACGACCCGAAGCTGCTGATCGCGGATGAGCCGACCACGGCGCTGGATGTCACCATCCAGGCGCAGATCCTGGAACTGCTGGGCCAGTTGAAGCAGCGCCTGAACATGGCGATGCTGCTGATCACCCATGACCTGTCCATCGTGCGGCGGCATGCGGACCATGTGGTGGTGATGCGCCACGGCCGGGTGGTGGAGCAGGGGCCGGCTGCCCAGGTGCTGAATGACCCGCGGCACGAGTATACAAAGATGCTGCTGGCGACGGAGCCGCGCGGGAAGCCGGAACCTGTTCCCGCATCGGCCCCGGTCGTCCTGGAAGCTGAACAGATAAAGGTGCATTTCCCGATCCGGCGCGGCGTGTTGCGGCGGAAGGTGGGCGAGGTGCGCGCGGTGGACGGCGTCTCCTTCGACCTGCGCGAGGGCGAAACGCTGGGCTTGGTGGGGGAGAGCGGGTCGGGCAAGACCACGCTGGGGCTGAGCCTGCTGCAGCTGGAGCGCAGCGAGGGCATGGTGCGCTTCGAGGGCAAGCCGATCCAGGGACTGTCCCGCGCGCAGCTGCGGCCCCTGCGGGCACGGATGCAGGTGGTGTTCCAGGACCCCTATGGCTCGCTCTCCCCGCGCATGAGCGTGGAGGAGATCGTGGGGGAGGGACTGGCCGTCCATGCCCCGGAACTCAGCCGGGCACAGCGGGAGGCGCGGGTGAAGGGGGCGCTGGAGGAAGTCGGGCTCGACCCCGCCACGGCCACGCGCTACCCGCATGAATTCAGCGGCGGCCAGCGGCAGCGCATCGCCATCGCCCGCGCCCTGGTGCTGAACCCCCGCCTGCTGGTGCTGGATGAGCCGACCAGCGCGCTGGATGTCTCCGTCCAGGCGCAGGTGGTGGAACTGCTGCGTGGCCTTCAGGCGCGGCACCGGCTGGCTTACCTCTTCATCAGCCACGACCTCCGGGTGGTGCGGGCCATGGCGCACCGGATCATGGTGCTGAAGGGTGGCAAGGTGGTCGAAAGCGGCGATGCCGATGCCCTGTTGCGCGCCCCGCGCGAGGCCTATACCCAGGCCCTGATGCGCGCAGCCTTCGAAGTATGA